The Triticum aestivum cultivar Chinese Spring chromosome 7B, IWGSC CS RefSeq v2.1, whole genome shotgun sequence genome window below encodes:
- the LOC123160197 gene encoding RNA exonuclease 4, with amino-acid sequence MAAQPPSSGAPAAAGDTKRTPKRKPKTKPAAPSALNPNWAQLQSKLPASTFLGKRKHRPAPSPPPEPSPTPEAAELSFKLEPTSDDTSLTKALALDCEMVGVGAGGSKSALARATLVNSFGNVVYDEYVRPMERIVDYRTHISGIRPKHMNKAKDFSIVQKDIAELITGRVLVGHALHHDLKVLLLGHPKKDIRDTSEYEVFRREGKRRSLKDLAAQELSVKIQQQEHCPIEDARAAMFIYKKHKKSWEKNKKEQFRFKNKQKKRGNKKSAEANEKDPNVPIVLL; translated from the exons ATGGCGGCTCAGCCGCCGTCTTCCGGTGCGCCGGCGGCAGCCGGAGACACCAAGCGCACCCCGAAGCGGAAGCCCAAGACAAAACCAGCTGCCCCCTCCGCCCTAAACCCTAACTGGGCCCAGCTCCAGTCCAAGCTCCCTGCATCCACGTTCCTCGGCAAGCGCAAGCACCGCCCCGCCCCTTCTCCGCCCCCTGAGCCGTCTCCTACCCCGGAGGCGGCGGAGCTGAGTTTCAAGCTTGAGCCGACCTCTGACGACACCAG CTTGACGAAGGCGTTGGCGCTGGATTGCGAGATGGTCGGGGTTGGGGCCGGTGGCAGCAAGAGCGCCCTCGCCAGGGCCACCTTG GTTAATTCCTTTGGCAACGTTGTATATGATGAATATGTGCGACCAATGGAGCGAATTGTGGACTACCGTACCCATATTAGTGGGATTAGACCTAAGCACATGAATAAAG CCAAAGATTTCTCGATCGTTCAGAAGGATATAGCTGAGCTTATCACAGGAAGGGTTCTTGTTGGACATGCCTTACACCATGATCTTAAG GTCCTGCTACTAGGTCACCCAAAAAAGGACATAAGAGACACCTCAGAATATGAGGTTTTCCGACG GGAGGGCAAGCGGAGATCGTTGAAAGATCTTGCTGCTCAAGAACTTTCTGTTAAGATACAACAGCAAGAGCACTGCCCG ATTGAGGATGCTCGCGCAGCAATGTTCATTTACAAGAAGCACAAGAAAAGTTGGGAGAAGAACAAGAAAGAGCAATTCAGGttcaagaacaagcagaagaagCGAGGCAATAAGAAATCTGCTGAAGCCAATGAGAAGGACCCCAATGTCCCAATAGTTCTACTGTAG